The Hoplias malabaricus isolate fHopMal1 chromosome 9, fHopMal1.hap1, whole genome shotgun sequence genome contains a region encoding:
- the otub1b gene encoding ubiquitin thioesterase OTUB1b — protein sequence MADEQQETSQGEMEGVNCLAYDEAIMAQQDRIQQEIATSNPLVSDRQDLSVLQREYAEEDTIYQLKIKDLHEKYSYIRKTRPDGNCFYRAFGFSHLESLLDDSKELQKFKAVAAKSKLDLVNQGFTEFTIEDFHNTFMDLIEMCEKQPALGELLNSFNDQSVSDYVVVYLRLLTSGYLQREQTFFQHFIEGGRSVKEFCQQEVEPMSKESDHIHIIALAQALNVSILVEYMDRGEGGTVNHHVFPEGSEPRIFLLYRPGHYDILYK from the exons gaGTGAACTGCCTTGCGTATGATGAAGCCATCATGGCACAGCAAGACCGAATTCAACAGGAA ATAGCCACTAGTAATCCCTTAGTGTCAGACAGACAGGATCTGTCTGTGCTTCAGAGAGAGTATGCTGAAGAAGACACCATCTATCAGCTCAAGATTAAG GACCTTCACGAAAAATATTCATACATTCGGAAGACACGACCTGATGGAAACTGTTTCTACAGAGCTTTTGGCTTCTCACATTTGGAATCGCTACTGGACGACAGCAAAGAGCTACAAAA GTTTAAAGCAGTGGCAGCGAAAAGTAAACTGGACCTTGTGAACCAGGGTTTCACCGAGTTCACTATTGAAGATTTTCACAACACA TTCATGGACTTGATTGAGATGTGTGAAAAGCAGCCAGCTCTTGGGGAGTTGTTGAACTCCTTTAATGACCAGAGTGTGTCTGATTATGTGGTGGTGTATCTGAGGCTGCTCACATCAGGCTACCTTCAGCGAGAGCAGACCTTTTTTCAGCACTTCATAGAGGGAGGTCGCTCAGTCAAAGAATTCTGCCAGCAG GAGGTGGAGCCAATGTCCAAAGAGAGTGACCACATCCACATCATTGCCTTAGCACAGGCGTTAAATGTGTCCATACTGGTGGAGTACATGGACCGAGGAGAGGGCGGCACAGTTAACCATCATGTCTTCCCTGAGGGCAGTGAACCACGCATTTTCCTCCTCTACCGACCAGGCCACTACGACATCCTCTACAAATaa